The proteins below are encoded in one region of Serratia symbiotica:
- the potB gene encoding spermidine/putrescine ABC transporter permease PotB: MKKSRKVFQNAVIVGVVVWLLLFVFLPNLMIIGTSFLTRDDATLVQGVFTLNNYSRLLDPLYVQVLLHSLNMALIATLCCLALGYPFAFILARLPQKLQPLLLFLLVVPFWTNSLIRVYGLKLFLSTRGYLNDALLNIGLIDQPLRIMYTSGAVILGLVYILLPFMVLPLYSSIEKLDKPCLEAARDLGANKLQTFIRIIVPLTMPGIIAGCLLVLLPAMGVFYVADLLGGAKNLLIGNVIKSQFLNIRDWPFGAATSICLTLAMGLLLLVYYRVTQLLNRQEGLV; encoded by the coding sequence ATGAAGAAATCGCGTAAAGTATTTCAAAATGCGGTGATCGTCGGCGTGGTAGTTTGGCTATTGCTGTTCGTCTTCTTGCCGAATCTAATGATTATTGGCACCAGCTTTCTCACCCGCGACGACGCTACTCTGGTGCAGGGGGTGTTTACGCTCAACAACTACAGCCGGCTACTCGATCCGCTGTACGTGCAGGTGCTGTTGCATTCGTTAAATATGGCGCTGATTGCCACCTTGTGCTGCCTGGCGCTCGGTTATCCGTTCGCCTTTATCCTGGCGCGCCTACCGCAGAAGCTGCAACCCCTGTTATTGTTTCTATTGGTCGTGCCCTTCTGGACCAACTCACTGATCCGCGTTTACGGCCTAAAGCTATTCCTCAGTACCCGTGGCTACCTCAACGATGCACTGCTAAACATCGGGCTGATCGACCAACCGCTGCGTATCATGTACACCTCAGGGGCAGTGATCCTTGGGCTGGTGTACATTCTGTTGCCGTTTATGGTGCTGCCGCTTTACTCCAGCATCGAAAAGCTGGACAAGCCCTGTCTGGAGGCAGCGCGCGATCTCGGTGCCAACAAGCTACAGACTTTTATCCGCATTATAGTGCCGCTGACCATGCCAGGCATCATCGCTGGTTGCCTGCTGGTGCTGCTGCCAGCCATGGGCGTATTCTACGTGGCGGATCTGCTGGGGGGGGCCAAGAACCTACTGATCGGTAACGTGATTAAAAGCCAGTTCCTCAATATTCGCGACTGGCCGTTTGGTGCGGCCACCAGCATCTGTTTAACACTGGCGATGGGGCTATTATTACTGGTTTATTACCGGGTCACCCAGCTGCTGAACAGGCAAGAGGGGCTGGTATGA
- the potD gene encoding spermidine/putrescine ABC transporter substrate-binding protein PotD yields the protein MKKWSHLLVAGMMALSLGSANASDGKTLYFYNWTEYVPPGLLEQFTKETGIKVIYSTYESNESMYAKLKTYKDGAYDLVVPSTYFIAKMSKEGMLQKIDKSKLSHFKDLNPNLLNKPFDPDNDYSIPFIWGATAIGVNTDAIDPTTITTWADFWQPQYKGRLLLIDDARDVFQIALRKLGYSGNTRDAKQIEAAYHELQKLMPNVLAFNSDNPGNPFIEGEVNLGMVWNGSAFVARQAGTPLEVVWPKEGGIFWMDSLAIPANAQNVTGALELINFLLRPDIAAQLAETIGYPTPNLAAKKLLSPKVANDKSLYPDEAVINNGEWQNDVGDASRLYENYFQKLKAGR from the coding sequence ATGAAAAAGTGGTCACACTTGTTGGTAGCCGGGATGATGGCGCTGAGCCTAGGCTCTGCAAATGCCTCTGATGGCAAAACGCTGTACTTCTATAACTGGACAGAATACGTTCCGCCGGGACTGCTTGAGCAGTTCACCAAAGAAACCGGCATCAAAGTGATTTACTCAACCTACGAATCCAATGAAAGCATGTACGCCAAGCTGAAAACTTACAAGGATGGCGCATACGATTTGGTGGTACCTTCCACCTACTTTATCGCCAAGATGAGCAAGGAAGGTATGCTACAAAAGATCGACAAGAGCAAGCTCAGCCACTTCAAGGATTTAAACCCCAACCTGCTGAACAAACCTTTCGATCCTGACAATGACTATTCAATCCCTTTTATCTGGGGCGCTACAGCCATTGGCGTCAACACAGATGCGATCGATCCCACCACCATCACCACCTGGGCTGATTTCTGGCAGCCACAATATAAGGGGCGTCTGTTGCTGATCGACGACGCGCGTGATGTGTTTCAAATAGCGCTGCGCAAGCTAGGCTACTCAGGCAACACCAGGGATGCCAAACAGATCGAGGCCGCCTACCATGAGTTGCAGAAGCTAATGCCAAACGTGCTGGCCTTTAACTCCGATAACCCAGGCAATCCATTTATAGAAGGGGAAGTCAATCTGGGGATGGTATGGAACGGCTCTGCGTTCGTGGCGCGCCAAGCGGGCACTCCGCTGGAGGTCGTCTGGCCAAAGGAAGGCGGCATCTTCTGGATGGACAGCCTGGCGATCCCGGCAAACGCACAGAATGTTACGGGGGCGCTAGAGCTGATCAACTTCCTGCTACGGCCGGATATTGCAGCACAGCTAGCAGAAACTATCGGTTACCCCACACCTAATCTGGCAGCGAAAAAGCTACTCTCGCCTAAAGTCGCTAACGACAAATCGCTGTACCCCGATGAAGCGGTGATCAACAACGGCGAATGGCAAAATGATGTGGGCGATGCCAGCAGGCTGTACGAAAACTACTTCCAGAAATTGAAAGCTGGGCGCTAA
- the potC gene encoding spermidine/putrescine ABC transporter permease PotC, with product MIRRLLRGGFMALVYAYLYVPIIILIVNSFNASRFGFSWQGFTTHWYSILFNNDSLLQAAGHSLTMAVLSATFAALIGSLAAVALYRYRFRGKPFVNGMLFVVMMSPDIVMAISLLVLFMLLGISLGFWSLLFSHITFCLPFVVVTVYSRLKGFDVKMLEAARDLGAGEVTILRQIILPLATPAVASGWLLSFTLSMDDVVVSSFVTGPGYEILPLKIYSMVKVGVSPEVNALATILLLLSLVLVIASQWVMRDRSPKIQ from the coding sequence ATGATTAGGCGTCTGCTGCGCGGTGGGTTCATGGCCCTGGTTTACGCCTATTTGTATGTTCCGATCATTATCCTGATCGTTAACTCGTTCAACGCTTCGCGCTTTGGCTTCAGTTGGCAGGGTTTTACCACCCATTGGTACAGCATTTTATTCAACAACGACAGCCTACTACAAGCGGCGGGTCACTCGTTGACCATGGCGGTACTGTCCGCTACTTTCGCCGCACTGATCGGCTCGCTGGCCGCAGTAGCGCTGTATCGTTACCGTTTTCGCGGCAAACCCTTTGTGAACGGTATGCTGTTTGTGGTGATGATGTCGCCAGATATTGTGATGGCCATTTCCCTGCTGGTGCTGTTTATGCTGCTGGGGATTTCGCTCGGTTTCTGGTCGCTGCTGTTCTCGCACATCACCTTCTGTCTGCCGTTTGTGGTGGTTACCGTCTACTCGCGGCTGAAGGGGTTTGACGTGAAGATGCTCGAAGCGGCACGCGATCTCGGTGCCGGCGAAGTCACCATCCTGCGCCAGATTATCCTGCCGCTGGCGACGCCAGCAGTGGCGTCTGGCTGGCTGCTGAGCTTCACCTTATCCATGGATGACGTGGTAGTCTCTTCGTTCGTTACCGGCCCTGGCTATGAGATCTTGCCGCTGAAGATCTATTCGATGGTGAAGGTCGGTGTGTCGCCGGAGGTCAACGCCCTGGCTACCATCCTGCTGCTGCTGTCCTTGGTGCTGGTGATTGCCAGCCAATGGGTGATGCGTGACCGCAGCCCTAAAATCCAATAA
- the potA gene encoding spermidine/putrescine ABC transporter ATP-binding protein PotA encodes MTEKSSLIPLIELHALSKEFDGKTIIADLNLTINHGEFLTILGPSGCGKTTVLRLIAGLETVDQGRILLDDQDITAIPAEQRHVNTVFQSYALFPHMTVFENVAFGLRMQKIPAAELTPRVDEALRMVQLDKFAQRRPGQLSGGQQQRVAIARAVVNKPKVLLLDESLSALDYKLRKQMQSELKALQRKLGITFVFVTHDQEEALTLSDRIVVMRDGRIEQDGTPREIYEEPKNLFVARFIGEINTFDAVVLQRLDPRRVRADVEGRECDIYAELPVEAGQRLKVLLRPEDLRVEAVNDGAQPDGLIGYVRERNYKGMTLESVVKLENGKMVMVSEFFNGDDPDVNRSLNQKVAVTWVESWEVVLADEEIA; translated from the coding sequence ATGACTGAGAAATCCTCTCTGATACCTCTTATTGAACTGCATGCCCTAAGCAAAGAGTTCGACGGTAAAACGATCATTGCCGATCTCAACCTAACAATTAACCACGGTGAATTCCTTACTATTCTCGGCCCTTCCGGCTGTGGTAAAACCACAGTGCTACGTTTGATCGCTGGATTGGAGACTGTCGATCAAGGACGCATCCTGCTTGATGACCAAGACATCACCGCCATCCCCGCCGAGCAGCGTCACGTCAATACCGTATTCCAAAGCTACGCCTTGTTCCCGCATATGACGGTGTTTGAAAACGTCGCCTTTGGCTTGCGGATGCAGAAAATCCCGGCAGCCGAACTGACGCCCCGCGTCGATGAGGCACTACGCATGGTGCAATTAGATAAGTTCGCCCAGCGCCGTCCAGGCCAGCTTTCCGGTGGTCAGCAGCAGCGGGTGGCTATCGCTCGTGCCGTGGTCAATAAGCCGAAGGTGCTACTGTTGGACGAGTCGCTATCAGCGCTGGACTACAAGCTGCGCAAGCAAATGCAAAGCGAACTGAAGGCACTACAACGCAAACTGGGCATCACCTTCGTGTTCGTCACCCATGATCAAGAAGAGGCGCTGACCCTGTCAGACCGCATCGTGGTGATGCGTGACGGGCGCATTGAGCAGGACGGCACACCGCGCGAAATTTACGAGGAGCCAAAGAACCTGTTCGTCGCGCGCTTTATCGGCGAGATCAACACCTTTGACGCCGTGGTATTGCAGCGCCTTGATCCACGGCGGGTACGTGCTGATGTCGAAGGTCGCGAGTGCGACATCTATGCCGAACTGCCGGTTGAAGCAGGCCAGCGGCTGAAGGTATTGCTGCGCCCAGAAGACCTACGGGTGGAGGCAGTGAACGACGGTGCACAGCCGGATGGTCTGATCGGCTATGTACGTGAGCGCAACTACAAAGGCATGACGCTGGAATCAGTGGTCAAACTGGAGAATGGCAAGATGGTAATGGTCAGCGAATTCTTTAACGGAGACGATCCGGATGTCAACCGCTCGCTGAACCAAAAGGTGGCCGTGACTTGGGTCGAAAGCTGGGAGGTGGTGCTGGCTGATGAAGAAATCGCGTAA
- the cobB gene encoding Sir2 family NAD+-dependent deacetylase, whose amino-acid sequence MHTRHRLCQFRKSKHVLHQRFRSRIFYRDIMAVAELKKPFVVVLTGAGISAESGIRTFRTADGLWEQHRVEDVATPEGYQRNPVLVQEFYNARRRQLQAAEVAPNAAHRALADLEAWMGENFLLVTQNIDNLHERAGNKRVLHMHGELLKVRCTHSGQVFDWSEDLSVEDRCHCCQLSAPLRPHVVWFGEMPLGMDEIYQALAKADFFIAIGTSGHVYPAASFVQEARLAGAYTMELNLEPSQVENQFNEKHYGPASEVVPHFVHKFLVGKVARADRDLPENLSY is encoded by the coding sequence ATGCACACTCGCCATCGGCTGTGTCAGTTTCGCAAGAGTAAGCATGTGCTGCATCAGCGTTTTCGTTCACGTATTTTTTATCGTGATATCATGGCGGTGGCCGAGCTGAAAAAGCCATTTGTGGTGGTGTTGACCGGGGCTGGCATCTCCGCCGAATCGGGTATTCGTACTTTCCGCACGGCAGATGGGCTGTGGGAACAGCACCGGGTGGAGGACGTCGCCACGCCGGAAGGCTATCAGCGCAATCCGGTATTGGTGCAGGAGTTTTATAACGCGCGCCGCCGCCAGCTACAGGCCGCAGAGGTTGCGCCCAACGCTGCGCACCGCGCGCTGGCAGATCTGGAAGCGTGGATGGGGGAAAACTTCCTGCTGGTTACTCAGAATATCGATAACCTGCATGAACGCGCGGGTAACAAGCGGGTGCTGCATATGCATGGCGAGTTGTTGAAGGTGCGCTGCACCCATTCAGGCCAGGTGTTCGACTGGTCTGAAGATCTCAGCGTTGAGGATCGTTGCCACTGCTGCCAGCTCTCGGCACCGCTGCGTCCTCATGTCGTGTGGTTTGGGGAAATGCCGCTGGGTATGGACGAAATCTATCAGGCGTTGGCTAAGGCTGATTTCTTTATCGCCATTGGTACCTCTGGCCATGTCTATCCGGCGGCAAGCTTTGTGCAGGAGGCACGGTTGGCAGGGGCTTACACCATGGAATTGAACCTGGAACCCAGCCAGGTGGAAAACCAGTTTAACGAAAAGCATTACGGCCCAGCCAGCGAGGTGGTGCCGCATTTCGTGCACAAATTCTTGGTGGGCAAGGTGGCGCGGGCAGATCGGGATCTCCCTGAGAACCTATCCTATTAG
- a CDS encoding cupin domain-containing protein — protein MDYRLDLDWDDFLQRYWQKRPVVLKRGFKNFIDPLSPDELAGLAMENDVDSRLISHHDGHWQVAHGPFENFDHLGENNWSLLVQAVNHWHQPSSALMRPFRQLPDWRMDDLMVSFSMPGGGVGPHLDQYDVFIIQGVGRRRWRVGEKVPMKQYIPHPDLLQVEPFGAIIDEEMEPGDILYIPPGFPHEGYALENALNYSVGFRAPNGRELISDFADYVLAHDLGSRRYSDPDIKLRELPADVLPHEVDTLRQMMLELVQQPQHFQQWFGEFISQSRHELDIAPLEPPYQISEIYQLLQQGESLQRLGGLRVLRIGGQCFINGEVIDTDHLPAVDALCHNFSVDAALLGEAVDDPSFMALLAMLVNSGYWYFTH, from the coding sequence ATGGATTATCGATTAGATCTGGACTGGGACGATTTTTTGCAACGCTATTGGCAAAAGCGTCCGGTGGTTCTGAAACGCGGCTTCAAAAACTTTATCGATCCACTCTCCCCGGATGAGTTGGCCGGGTTAGCGATGGAAAACGATGTAGACAGCCGTCTGATCAGCCATCATGATGGTCATTGGCAGGTGGCGCACGGTCCCTTCGAGAACTTTGACCACCTTGGCGAGAATAACTGGTCGCTGCTGGTGCAGGCGGTCAATCACTGGCATCAGCCTTCCAGTGCGCTGATGCGGCCGTTCCGCCAACTGCCGGACTGGCGGATGGATGACTTAATGGTCTCCTTCTCGATGCCGGGCGGCGGCGTAGGCCCACACCTCGATCAATATGATGTGTTTATTATTCAAGGCGTTGGTCGCCGTCGTTGGCGCGTGGGCGAAAAGGTGCCAATGAAGCAGTACATTCCGCACCCGGATCTGCTACAGGTTGAACCCTTTGGTGCCATTATCGACGAAGAGATGGAACCGGGCGACATTCTGTATATCCCACCGGGTTTCCCCCATGAAGGATATGCGCTGGAAAATGCGCTGAACTATTCAGTGGGCTTTCGTGCACCGAATGGCCGCGAACTGATCAGTGACTTTGCCGACTATGTGTTAGCACACGATTTGGGCAGCAGGCGCTACAGCGACCCGGACATCAAGCTGCGTGAACTCCCGGCTGACGTGCTGCCGCATGAAGTCGATACCCTGCGGCAAATGATGCTGGAGCTGGTGCAGCAACCGCAACACTTTCAGCAATGGTTCGGCGAGTTCATCTCTCAGTCACGCCACGAGTTGGATATCGCACCGCTGGAGCCGCCCTATCAAATCAGTGAAATTTACCAATTGCTGCAACAAGGTGAATCGCTTCAGCGATTAGGCGGACTGCGTGTACTGCGCATCGGCGGTCAATGCTTCATCAATGGTGAGGTAATCGACACCGATCACTTGCCAGCAGTAGATGCGTTGTGCCATAACTTCAGTGTTGATGCAGCCTTGCTTGGCGAAGCAGTGGACGATCCGTCATTTATGGCGCTGCTGGCCATGTTGGTGAACAGCGGATATTGGTATTTCACCCACTGA